From the genome of Bactrocera oleae isolate idBacOlea1 chromosome 2, idBacOlea1, whole genome shotgun sequence, one region includes:
- the LOC138855745 gene encoding RING finger protein nenya-like, translating to MFIFFCNKCFWSKTAENSSKFYFSNCGHVFCQSCTPTGLCHICKAPYVARTIDANMTKSMAVYFESTVNAFRRFQKIVQFQIMQDSLNAHYYVNCLPLQIKAAQKKLKGMLRIDAHLDEKLAHETTRIEKLKAYLAYNKRSLHERHQRPTRGRSATSSAYSRVSSQNSRPETPTISTLSDVTMSSANCTKSTNLSDQSDSFLDHVRNDFTI from the coding sequence atgtttatatttttttgcaataaatgtttttggtcaaagaCTGCGGAAAATTCAAGCAAATTCTATTTTTCGAACTGCGGTCACGTCTTCTGTCAGTCCTGCACGCCAACGGGGCTATGCCATATTTGCAAGGCACCCTACGTAGCCAGGACAATCGACGCCAATATGACCAAATCTATGGCCGTATATTTTGAGTCGACGGTAAATGCATTTCGTCGGTTTCAAAAAATCGTTCAATTTCAAATCATGCAGGATTCTTTAAACGCGCATTACTACGTCAATTGCTTGCCGCTTCAGATCAAAGCTGCGCAAAAGAAACTTAAAGGCATGTTGCGAATCGATGCACATCTGGATGAGAAATTAGCGCACGAAACCACACGCATTGAGAAATTAAAGGCTTATTTAGCTTATAATAAGCGAAGTTTACATGAGCGACATCAGCGTCCGACACGCGGTCGCTCTGCAACGTCGTCCGCATACAGCAGAGTTAGTAGTCAGAATTCACGCCCTGAGACACCAACAATAAGCACTTTATCGGACGTTACAATGTCCAGCGCCAATTGCACAAAAAGTACAAATTTAAGCGATCAAAGTGACTCATTCTTAGATCATGTTCGGAACGATTTCACTATATAA